The following are encoded together in the Bradymonas sediminis genome:
- a CDS encoding succinate dehydrogenase/fumarate reductase iron-sulfur subunit — protein MTLNLKVWRQSGADSAGSLEAVVAHGISPEMSFLEMLDLVNERLVHDGKLPIEFDSDCREGICGTCSLTINGKAHGPDLGTAVCQLHMRSFSDGDTIVIEPFRARAFPVVKDLVVDRAALDRIIQAGGYNSVTTGPHADANATLISKPDADAAFEAATCIGCGACVAACPNSSASLFTSAKLTQFAKLPQGQPERDIRTIRMVTTMDDEGFGNCSNIGECEAVCPKGISINNISRMRRDYVRAVLRTGGRVTES, from the coding sequence ATGACCCTTAATTTGAAGGTCTGGCGTCAATCAGGCGCGGACTCCGCCGGCTCCCTTGAGGCGGTGGTCGCCCACGGTATCTCGCCTGAGATGTCGTTCCTGGAGATGCTCGACCTGGTCAATGAGCGTCTGGTTCATGACGGCAAATTGCCGATTGAATTCGACAGCGATTGCCGCGAGGGAATCTGCGGGACCTGCAGTCTTACCATTAACGGCAAGGCCCACGGGCCGGACCTGGGCACGGCGGTCTGCCAGCTGCATATGCGCAGCTTCTCCGACGGCGACACCATCGTCATCGAGCCGTTCCGCGCGCGCGCCTTCCCGGTCGTCAAGGACCTGGTCGTCGACCGCGCCGCGCTCGACCGCATCATCCAGGCCGGCGGCTATAACTCGGTGACCACCGGCCCGCACGCCGACGCCAACGCCACGCTTATCTCGAAGCCCGACGCCGACGCCGCCTTCGAGGCCGCCACCTGCATCGGCTGCGGCGCCTGCGTCGCCGCGTGCCCGAACTCCTCGGCCTCGCTCTTCACCAGCGCGAAGCTCACGCAATTTGCGAAGCTCCCGCAGGGCCAGCCCGAGCGCGACATCCGCACCATCCGCATGGTCACCACCATGGATGACGAGGGCTTCGGCAACTGCTCGAATATCGGCGAGTGTGAGGCTGTGTGCCCCAAAGGCATCAGCATCAACAATATCTCGCGCATGCGCCGCGACTATGTGCGCGCGGTGCTCCGCACCGGCGGGCGCGTCACCGAGTCCTGA